From Pseudopipra pipra isolate bDixPip1 chromosome 13, bDixPip1.hap1, whole genome shotgun sequence, a single genomic window includes:
- the LOC135421546 gene encoding uncharacterized protein LOC135421546, which produces MSFLEVLLCVLFLASGSLGEKGALKPNCSGVEDFEACLGNTTQFCPSHFPCLCKNGEPFCRCDYFRVGWKDYWYMGPKCNHLWNTLDFILVATVPAVTLVIIVTVIFSCFYCCKSEKPGKQPNSPYLEAQHNPAFSADTPAHLGHRYPQPPRDQDGWGGQIPKTSLRREDFDEISIPSQRGNYSSMYSQPPRRPDPTTDRFSLPRPQWEGFDYPRKNLPPADYAGGRQYQRY; this is translated from the exons ATGTCCTTTCTGGAAGTCTTGCTCTGTGTCCTGTTCCTGGCCAGCGGATCCCTGGGTGAAAAAGGAGCTCTAAAAC CCAACTGCAGTGGAGTTGAGGACTTTGAGGCCTGCCTGGGTAACACAACTCAATTCTGTCCTAGTCATTTTCCTTGTCTGTGTAAAAATGGAGAACCTTTCTGCAG atgTGATTACTTCAGAGTGGGCTGGAAGGACTACTGGTACATGGGCCCCAAATGTAACCACCTTTGGAACACTCTAGATTTCATTTTAGTGGCTACTGTTCCTGCAGTAACACTGGTTATCATAGTGACTGtaatattttcctgtttctacTGCTGTAAAAGTGAAAAACCTGG GAAGCAGCCAAACTCTCCCTACCTTGAGGCACAGCACAACCCTGCCTTCAGTGCTGACACACCTGCCCACCTGGGGCACAGGTACCCACAGCCACCCAGG GATCAGGATGGCTGGGGTGGACAAATTCCAAAAACTTCACTGAGAAGAGAAGATTTTGATGAAATCTCAATCCCAAGCCAAAGAGGGAATTACAG tTCCATGTATTCTCAGCCCCCGAGGAGACCAGATCCAACCACAGACCGCTTCTCTCTGCCCAGGCCCCAGTGGGAAGGATTTGACTATCCCAGAAAGAATTTGCCTCCTGCAGATTATGCAGGGGGCAGACAATATCAG AGATACTAA